Part of the Candidatus Cloacimonadota bacterium genome, CGACAACGCTGTGGATATCAAGGCCGCAAAGATGAAGGGTATTAACAGCCCAGTTGGCGGAAATGCCGACATCATGATTGTACCAAATATCGAAGCAGGCAACATCTACGGAAAGATGTTGACCTACTATTGCAAGTACCGCGTAGCTCATGTGGTAATGGGCACAAAAGCCCCTATCCTGATACCGTCCAGAGCAGATGACGGTGAAATAAAGATGCTCTGCATGGCACTGGCTCTGGCTTCCATGATAAGATGAAGATCAGAATCATACAGCTGGGCAAAGACAAAGACAGCTGGCTGACGGTAGCTATTTCGGAGTACCTGAAGAGAATAAAGCCATACTGCAAATTGGATATCGTGCAACTGCCCGATGTTAGCATCAAAGAAACCGGAAATAAAGATTTAGTAATCAAGAAAGAAGGACAAGAAGTGTTATCTAGAATCGAGACCGGAGATTATCTGGTATTGTTGGATGAGAAAGGTACAATGAAAACTTCTCTTGATTTTTCGCAGTTTCTGACTAATATATCTATCGGTAAACGTATTGTTTTTGTGATTGGTGGAGTATATGGCAGCAGCGACGAGCTGAAAGCCTCTGCCGATGTTTGTCTTAGTTTGTCGAGCCTCACCTTCACTCATCGAATTGCACGCTTGGTTCTGATCGAGCAAATATATCGTGCCATGATGATCAAGAATGGCCGACAGTATCATATAGAATGAAAGAGGATATGCCTTATGTTGCAACTACTGCTTAGTAAACCTGAAACGATACAATACTCGCTCTGGATGATGGGCCAGGGCATGCTGGGGATATTTGTGTTTACCGGAATATTCTACCTGTTGATCTATGGTTTGGAGAAGATATTTACCCCAAAGAAGGACAAATGAAACGGATCATTTTAGCACTGAGTATGTTGTTCTCCATTATATGGATGCAAGCAAGCATCACAGTGGTAGATCAAAGCAGCGATGAAATAACCTTGGATTTTATCCTCGATGACTACGATATTGCGGAGGGCCCAGACTTCAGTTCCCTACGCTATCGCGAAGGAGCTTATCCGGAGATACCCGGCTCTCCTTCCATACCGACTCTGGAATTCAAGATAGGCGTTCCTTCAGATGGCAGCGCCAGTGCTACAATAATCTCCAGCACAAAGACCCGTATCTCCCTTAATAAGAGGATAAAGCCTGTTCCCACACCGATTTCTAGTGAGGGTATATCCGACTATCTGTATGAAATAAACGAAAGTCTGTATACCACCTACGAGCAAAGCGCATTGTACAGTGTCGGGCTTCATTCTTTCCGGGATCACCCCTATATGGTGTTTATCATCAATCCCTTCATCTACGACGGTAATCTGGGTCTGGAAGTAATTAAAACTGCCAGAATAAATGTGCAGATAGCAGGAAATACAGACCAGAAAGGCATCCTCCGCTCAGATCACATGAGCGATGTTTTCTTCAATCAGGTCTTGAATAAAGATAATGCCAAGTATTGGTTGAAAACCTACCGCACTGATGTTCAATACGCAGACTTTTCTCAATCCCCCTGGTGGGCAAAGATTGAAGTGGACAAGACCGGTATGTTCCGCATCAACAGATCTCAACTAAGTGACTTTCTTCTTGAAGACATTGATCCCCGTAGTTTCAGACTCTTCGGTACGACAGGGCAGTATCAAGACCAAACCGAGATTATGCCAGGAGACAGATTTTCCGAGATACCAATCCAAGTAGTAGGCGCAGATGATGGCAGTTTTGATGCTTCAGATTACATAGTATTCTATGGAGAGGATCGTACCGGATACGTGAAGAACTCCATTTTACAAACCTCCGATCAGAGCATCTATCATAATCCATACTCTCACAATGGTATATACTGGCTTAGTTTTGCCGGAAACTTCCCCAGTCCCCCTCTCCGAATCCAACAGGACGACGTCGTGTTCGCCTATAATGACAGCACCGATTATCACACGGCAAACGTACATATTGAACAAGAGTCCTACCGCCCCTCCATAACCGGATATACCTGGTATATGGCCAGAATGAATGGCAATACCACTATGGATTACTCTTTCGATATAGATCTTCCTGATCTGGATCCCAGTATTGATCAACAATTGATAATGCGTATGCGTCAGGATTCCGGAACGGGCGCCGTCACAAACCAGATTAGCGTATATGTGAATGGGAACTTGGTTCCCAGCTCTGAAACCAATACCAACGTACATACATGGTATGGTTCTACGATCTTCAAGTTCTCCAGATCAACCCAATACTTTGTAGCAGGAAGCAACACGATTACCATCAGAGTGATCAGAAACTCGTCGAACAACATCAATCTGGATTACTACAGCGTTAGCTACGCTCGCAAATTAATCAAAAAAAACGAGCAATATACAGTGAATGCAGTGGAAAACAATTTCATGCTGCCCGTGAAGTATATATTTAACGGATATGCCTCAGACATTACAGTTTACAAGGTAATGCCTGGCAACAATATCAGCAACATAAACATAATGCCGGAATCCGATTCGTTTCATTTTATTACACGCTCAAATGCCGACACCAAATTCTATGTATCCCGTCCTGCAGAACTCTATAGCCCTGCATCTATCACTGTGCTCGAGCCAAAGGATCTTACTGCTCCCAAGGATCCTGTGGAAAGCGTGATAGTAGTACCCGAAGAGTTCGCGGGGAAAGCAGAAGAACTAGCAGAGATGTATAGGCAAAACTGGGGCATGGCCACCAGAGTAGTACTTCAATCTGACATCATGAACCAATTCAATGGTGGTTATCCCGATCCCATGGCTATCCGGCAGTTCCTCCGGTATCTTTATCACAACCTTCCGGAACCCAAGATACGATCGCTCACTCTATTGGGAATGGGTACCATGGATTGGCGAAATTACTCCCGGGTCGCCGCTGGAAAAAACAAAGTGATGATATTCCAACATCCTACAAATTATATCACTTCGGACGACTATTTCGGCATGCTCACAAACCTGAATCACCCCGAAATTGCCATCGGGAGATACCCGGTAAGCACTTTGTCTGATTTGAACATCATGATGGAAAACTTCAGACGCTATACTCAAGAACCCAAACCGGGATTGTGGCGCAACAGCTTGCTTTTCCTTGCTGATGACAACGTAAACGGCACCAATACTATGGACTGGCAACATACCAGAGACATGCAGTCACTTTCCACGTTCATAAATCCCCAGGTATTGAACACCAAGATCTTTGCTGCTGAGTACGACACCGATGAGTTTTTGAACAAACCCCGGGTAAGGGACGAGATGTTTGAAGAGATCAATGAAGGCAAGTTGATCTGGTATTATATCGGTCACGGTTCTTTTGACACACTGGGTATGCAAAACTACTTTACGGGTTCTACAGACATAGGGAAATTCCGCAATCCGGATATGCTGCCCCTCTTTATCGCCGCATCCTGTGAGATAAGTGCATTCGACCATTGGTCTTACGAAAGCCTGGGCCAAAAAACTATTCTTGTCAATAATGGCGGCGCTATAGCGTCCGTTGCTGCTACCCGGAAGAGCTTCCCAGATCCAAACAATGATCTGATGGAACTCTTTATCCCAAATATGACAAATTCCCGGATGCCTCTGGGCACAGCGCTCACAGCCGCAAAAACCACTTATACGCAAAGCGTAAACAACGACGCCATGTATATAATTCTGGGGGATCCGAACCTATACACAGTACCCCCGCAAAGCATCCCTTCTATCAGACCAATATCTGGAGGAAAAGATAAAAATCTCTTTCACTCCCGCCAACATGCTAGTTTTTCCGGCCATATGAACGAAAAAGGCATTAGTGGAGAAGCCTTGTTTAAAGCTTACAATTCCGATTCAGAATATACCTTTGCCGGTATTGACATCAGTAAAAAGGGCAATCCCATTTTCAATGGTAGTGTAACAGTAAAAGAATCCAGTTTTCATGGTGGTTTCTGGGTTCCCGACGATGTCTTAAGCGGAAACAGTGGATTGGTACTCAGCTATCTCTGGGACAATGCCAGTAATACTGACTACATCAGTTATTATCACCCCCTCAATCTCTCTGATGAAGTACTGCCGGATTCCATGCCGAATGAAGCTCCGCCTGCGATTGACATATTCCTGGGATCTTACGACTTCCGTGCTGGTGATACCGTGAATACTTCCCCTGTACTCTATGCAAAAATTGCGGATAGCAATGGAATAAACGTAACCGGAAGTGCTGGTCACAACATCCTTTTGGTGATTGACAACTCATTGCAGCCATTAGTAGTAACCGGATATTTCACCTATGATGTTGATTCTGCTGTATCGGGTACGCTCACATTTCCAATGCCAACGCTGGACGAGGGACCTCACACAATCCAACTTATCGCTTTTGACAACTTCAATCTTCCCTCTGTAGCCACTACGCATTTCATCGCCAAAGATAGCGGCCCCATATCATTACAGAATCTGCTGATCTATCCCAATCCCATGAAGAAGGATGCCCACATCACTTTCATAATTTCCGAAAGCGCAGAAGTAACTGTGGAAATATTTACCATGAGCGGAAGACGCATTCGTCGCATTGAGACAACTGCCCAGCAAGGATTTAACAAAATCCCCTTTGATGGCAGAGACCAATTTAACGATAAATTGGCCAATAATACCTATTTCTTCCGTGTAAAGGCCAAAACGCAGGATGGCAAAAGCACTGAAGCTCGTGACCGCTTTGTGGTTTATAAATAACGGATAAAATATGAAAATCTATAATACCCAATCCCGCATGAAAGAAGAGTTCATTCCCCTGGAACCGGGAAAACTAAAGCTGTATGCCTGTGGTCCTACGGTTTACAATTACTTTCACATCGGAAACGCTCGTGCCTTCATCTTTTTTGATGTAGTGCGCCGCTATTTTGAATACCTGAACTACGATGTGACTTATGTCCAAAACATCACCGATATAGACGACAAGATCATTGAGCAATCGAAAAGTGAAGGACGTGAATTCCGGGATATCGCCGGGAAATATACTCAGGCCTTTTTGGAAGATTGCGCAGCTCTGGGCATCAAAGCCCCAAACCATCAGCCTAGAGCCACTGATACTATGCCCCAGATTATTGAGTTGA contains:
- a CDS encoding 23S rRNA (pseudouridine(1915)-N(3))-methyltransferase RlmH, which codes for MKIRIIQLGKDKDSWLTVAISEYLKRIKPYCKLDIVQLPDVSIKETGNKDLVIKKEGQEVLSRIETGDYLVLLDEKGTMKTSLDFSQFLTNISIGKRIVFVIGGVYGSSDELKASADVCLSLSSLTFTHRIARLVLIEQIYRAMMIKNGRQYHIE
- the porU gene encoding type IX secretion system sortase PorU, producing MKRIILALSMLFSIIWMQASITVVDQSSDEITLDFILDDYDIAEGPDFSSLRYREGAYPEIPGSPSIPTLEFKIGVPSDGSASATIISSTKTRISLNKRIKPVPTPISSEGISDYLYEINESLYTTYEQSALYSVGLHSFRDHPYMVFIINPFIYDGNLGLEVIKTARINVQIAGNTDQKGILRSDHMSDVFFNQVLNKDNAKYWLKTYRTDVQYADFSQSPWWAKIEVDKTGMFRINRSQLSDFLLEDIDPRSFRLFGTTGQYQDQTEIMPGDRFSEIPIQVVGADDGSFDASDYIVFYGEDRTGYVKNSILQTSDQSIYHNPYSHNGIYWLSFAGNFPSPPLRIQQDDVVFAYNDSTDYHTANVHIEQESYRPSITGYTWYMARMNGNTTMDYSFDIDLPDLDPSIDQQLIMRMRQDSGTGAVTNQISVYVNGNLVPSSETNTNVHTWYGSTIFKFSRSTQYFVAGSNTITIRVIRNSSNNINLDYYSVSYARKLIKKNEQYTVNAVENNFMLPVKYIFNGYASDITVYKVMPGNNISNINIMPESDSFHFITRSNADTKFYVSRPAELYSPASITVLEPKDLTAPKDPVESVIVVPEEFAGKAEELAEMYRQNWGMATRVVLQSDIMNQFNGGYPDPMAIRQFLRYLYHNLPEPKIRSLTLLGMGTMDWRNYSRVAAGKNKVMIFQHPTNYITSDDYFGMLTNLNHPEIAIGRYPVSTLSDLNIMMENFRRYTQEPKPGLWRNSLLFLADDNVNGTNTMDWQHTRDMQSLSTFINPQVLNTKIFAAEYDTDEFLNKPRVRDEMFEEINEGKLIWYYIGHGSFDTLGMQNYFTGSTDIGKFRNPDMLPLFIAASCEISAFDHWSYESLGQKTILVNNGGAIASVAATRKSFPDPNNDLMELFIPNMTNSRMPLGTALTAAKTTYTQSVNNDAMYIILGDPNLYTVPPQSIPSIRPISGGKDKNLFHSRQHASFSGHMNEKGISGEALFKAYNSDSEYTFAGIDISKKGNPIFNGSVTVKESSFHGGFWVPDDVLSGNSGLVLSYLWDNASNTDYISYYHPLNLSDEVLPDSMPNEAPPAIDIFLGSYDFRAGDTVNTSPVLYAKIADSNGINVTGSAGHNILLVIDNSLQPLVVTGYFTYDVDSAVSGTLTFPMPTLDEGPHTIQLIAFDNFNLPSVATTHFIAKDSGPISLQNLLIYPNPMKKDAHITFIISESAEVTVEIFTMSGRRIRRIETTAQQGFNKIPFDGRDQFNDKLANNTYFFRVKAKTQDGKSTEARDRFVVYK